A stretch of Bacillus pseudomycoides DNA encodes these proteins:
- a CDS encoding TerC family protein: MELDFLTSILMIIGIDVVLGGDNAIVIALASRNLPESKRNKAIFIGTVLAIVLRILLTILAVYLLDIPFLQLIGGILLTLIAVNLLTDNNNNLSSIQGKTTLFQAIRTIVFADLVMGFDNVLAIAGAAHGNFTLVIIGLLISIPIIIWGSKLILLFMERFPFLIYCGGAVLAYTAGRMITHEARLANFFQHNPTFATSIPFLFIFTVLTIGFIVQHIKLGNVK; encoded by the coding sequence ATGGAGTTAGATTTTTTGACATCTATACTAATGATTATCGGTATCGATGTTGTACTAGGCGGCGATAACGCAATTGTAATCGCGCTTGCAAGCCGAAACTTACCTGAATCTAAACGGAATAAAGCTATTTTTATTGGTACGGTCCTAGCAATCGTGCTGCGAATTCTCCTTACAATACTTGCCGTATACTTACTCGACATTCCTTTTTTACAACTTATTGGCGGCATCTTACTTACACTGATTGCCGTAAATTTACTAACCGACAATAATAATAACCTTTCTTCTATACAAGGAAAAACGACATTATTTCAAGCAATCCGTACAATTGTATTTGCCGATCTCGTTATGGGTTTTGATAATGTCCTTGCGATTGCTGGAGCGGCCCATGGAAATTTCACACTCGTAATTATCGGATTATTAATTTCCATCCCTATTATTATTTGGGGGAGCAAACTCATCTTACTATTTATGGAGCGGTTTCCTTTTCTCATTTATTGCGGAGGAGCAGTTCTTGCTTACACGGCCGGAAGAATGATCACCCATGAAGCGAGACTTGCGAACTTTTTCCAGCATAACCCGACCTTTGCAACAAGTATACCCTTCCTCTTTATTTTCACAGTATTAACGATCGGGTTTATTGTTCAGCATATCAAATTAGGGAATGTAAAGTAA
- a CDS encoding ABC transporter ATP-binding protein produces MKTLLEVKDLQVSFDTHAGEVQAVRGVTFDLKKGETLAIVGESGSGKSVTSKALMGLIPNPPGRIKNGEIVFDGRDLTKLTEKEMQQVRGKEIAMIFQDPMTSLNPTMTIGNQIMEGLIKHQGMSKADARKVALELLDLVGIPNPEARLKQYPHQFSGGMRQRVVIAMALACNPKLLIADEPTTALDVTIQAQILELMKDIQQKTEAAIIFITHDLGVVANVADRVAVMYAGKVVEIGTVDEIFYNPKHPYTWGLIASMPSLDGSEAELYAIPGTPPDLLKPPKGDAFAPRNPQALKIDFEMEPPLFKVSDTHYAATWLLHEQAPEVQPPEVVQKRILQMKAGEQHD; encoded by the coding sequence ATGAAAACATTGTTAGAGGTAAAAGATTTACAAGTCTCCTTTGATACACATGCTGGTGAAGTACAAGCTGTTCGCGGAGTTACATTTGATTTGAAAAAGGGAGAAACATTAGCGATTGTAGGAGAATCTGGTTCTGGGAAATCAGTTACTTCGAAAGCGCTAATGGGACTAATCCCGAATCCTCCAGGACGTATTAAAAATGGGGAGATTGTATTTGATGGTCGTGATTTAACAAAATTAACAGAAAAAGAAATGCAGCAAGTGCGAGGGAAAGAAATTGCAATGATTTTCCAAGATCCGATGACATCATTAAACCCAACGATGACAATCGGTAATCAAATTATGGAAGGTCTTATTAAGCACCAAGGAATGAGCAAAGCAGATGCTCGTAAAGTTGCTTTAGAGCTTCTTGACCTTGTTGGAATTCCAAACCCAGAAGCACGTTTAAAGCAATACCCACACCAATTCTCTGGTGGTATGAGACAGCGTGTTGTTATTGCGATGGCACTAGCTTGTAATCCGAAATTATTGATTGCAGATGAGCCGACAACAGCACTTGACGTTACAATTCAGGCGCAAATTTTAGAGCTTATGAAGGATATTCAACAGAAAACCGAAGCAGCGATTATTTTCATTACGCATGACTTAGGCGTAGTGGCAAACGTTGCCGATAGAGTTGCTGTTATGTATGCTGGTAAAGTTGTTGAGATTGGTACGGTTGATGAAATTTTCTACAATCCAAAACATCCATATACATGGGGATTAATCGCATCTATGCCAAGTTTAGATGGTTCAGAAGCAGAGTTATACGCAATTCCTGGAACGCCTCCAGATTTATTAAAACCGCCAAAAGGGGATGCTTTTGCACCACGTAACCCACAGGCGTTAAAAATTGATTTTGAAATGGAACCACCATTATTTAAAGTAAGTGATACACATTATGCGGCAACATGGTTACTTCATGAACAAGCACCAGAAGTACAACCGCCAGAAGTCGTTCAAAAACGAATTCTTCAAATGAAAGCAGGTGAACAACATGACTAA
- the spx gene encoding transcriptional regulator Spx, giving the protein MVTLYSSPSCTSCRKAKLWLEENHIPYTERNIFSDPLTIEEIKEILRMTESGTDEIISTRSKVFQELNVNLESLPLQDLYKMIRDYPGILRRPIMIDEKRLQVGYNEDEIRRFLPRTVRTFQLREAQRLVN; this is encoded by the coding sequence ATGGTAACGCTATATAGTTCTCCAAGTTGCACGTCTTGTAGAAAGGCGAAATTATGGCTAGAGGAAAATCATATTCCTTATACAGAACGTAATATTTTCTCAGATCCATTAACGATTGAGGAAATTAAAGAGATTTTACGCATGACAGAAAGTGGAACGGATGAGATTATTTCAACTCGTTCGAAAGTTTTCCAAGAGTTAAATGTTAACTTAGAATCTTTACCACTTCAAGATTTATATAAGATGATTCGTGACTACCCAGGCATTTTACGCCGTCCGATTATGATTGACGAAAAACGCCTTCAAGTAGGTTACAACGAAGATGAAATTCGTCGCTTCTTACCACGTACAGTAAGAACCTTTCAATTACGTGAAGCACAGCGTCTAGTAAATTAA
- the mecA gene encoding adaptor protein MecA: MDIERINDHTMKFFITYVDIEDRGFNREEIWYNRERSEQLFWEMMDEARDHDDFFIDGPLWIQVQAMDKGIEVLVTKAELSKDGQKLELPIGLDKIIDIPLDERIESLFQQELEEEIEAGTNFNEDGTFGFLIKFDDFEDVISLSHRLIFEDIKDELYSFEDRYYVYVEFDEVLHDEEEIDRILSIILEYGEESTLTVHRVSEYGKQVVKEHALETIRSHFPPKA; this comes from the coding sequence TTGGACATTGAAAGAATTAACGATCATACGATGAAATTTTTTATTACGTACGTTGATATAGAAGATAGAGGGTTTAATCGAGAAGAGATTTGGTACAATCGTGAACGAAGCGAACAATTATTTTGGGAAATGATGGATGAAGCTCGTGATCATGATGATTTCTTTATTGATGGGCCACTATGGATCCAAGTACAGGCGATGGATAAAGGCATCGAAGTACTTGTAACGAAAGCAGAGCTTTCAAAAGATGGACAAAAATTAGAATTACCAATAGGTCTAGATAAGATCATTGATATTCCGCTAGATGAGCGGATTGAATCACTATTTCAACAAGAGCTAGAGGAAGAGATAGAAGCGGGAACAAACTTTAACGAAGATGGAACATTTGGCTTTTTAATTAAATTTGACGATTTTGAAGACGTTATTTCGTTAAGTCATCGTCTTATATTTGAAGATATAAAAGATGAACTATATTCGTTTGAAGACCGCTATTATGTATATGTTGAATTTGATGAAGTGCTACACGATGAAGAAGAAATTGACCGTATTTTAAGTATTATTTTAGAATATGGAGAAGAGTCTACTTTAACGGTTCACCGTGTAAGTGAGTACGGTAAACAGGTTGTTAAAGAACACGCACTTGAGACGATTCGCAGTCATTTTCCTCCTAAAGCGTAG
- a CDS encoding peptide ABC transporter substrate-binding protein: MKKKVPVFVASTLAMSMILGACSSYQKDEPQASAKGDSGKANGKQVINLTETQEIPTMDPALSADAVSSRVMNNTMEGLYRLEKGDKLVPGVAKSSEKSEDGKKYTFKLREDAKWSNGEPVIAKDFVYAWQRAINPDKGAVSAYIMFDVKNAQKINKKEMAPDQLGVKAVDDYTLEVELEHPVPYFENLMIYPLFYPVNEKYAKEQGDKFGLEANTTLYNGPFVLSDWKHERSFQIQKNPSYWDNKVVKLDEVNFNIVKDLATSINLYDTKAIDRVILRSEFVDKYKGDPDFKTANEASVFFLRFNQKNEALANKNIRKAISLAFERKPFVDTILNNGSTEVTGLIPNKFVTGPNKEDFRAENGDLVKANVKEAKKYWEAGKKELGKDKIEIELLNEDVDLSKRTGEYLKGELEKNLPGFTLKIKQQPFAQKLKLEESGDYDMTFAGWSPDFPDPVTYLDMFVTDGAQNRMKYSNPKYDEIIMKAKTDGSDVQARWNSLLEAEKILLDDAAIAPVYQRSAAYLQRGTVKDIYKHNYGGDLSFKWASVGK; encoded by the coding sequence ATGAAGAAAAAAGTACCAGTTTTTGTAGCATCGACATTAGCAATGAGTATGATTTTAGGGGCATGTAGTAGTTATCAAAAGGACGAGCCGCAAGCGAGTGCAAAAGGGGATAGCGGCAAGGCTAACGGGAAACAAGTCATCAATTTAACTGAAACACAGGAAATTCCAACAATGGACCCAGCATTATCAGCTGATGCAGTATCATCGCGAGTGATGAATAATACGATGGAAGGACTATATCGCCTTGAAAAAGGAGATAAGCTCGTTCCAGGTGTAGCAAAATCCAGTGAAAAATCAGAAGATGGAAAAAAGTATACTTTTAAATTACGTGAAGATGCGAAGTGGTCAAATGGAGAACCTGTAATAGCGAAAGACTTCGTATATGCTTGGCAACGCGCGATTAATCCGGATAAAGGGGCAGTATCAGCATATATCATGTTTGATGTGAAGAATGCACAGAAAATTAATAAAAAAGAAATGGCGCCAGATCAATTAGGGGTAAAAGCCGTTGATGATTATACATTAGAAGTAGAATTAGAGCATCCAGTTCCTTACTTTGAAAATTTAATGATTTACCCACTCTTTTATCCTGTAAATGAAAAGTATGCAAAAGAGCAAGGGGACAAGTTTGGTCTAGAGGCAAACACAACACTATATAATGGACCATTTGTATTAAGTGACTGGAAGCATGAAAGAAGTTTCCAAATACAGAAAAATCCATCATACTGGGACAATAAAGTAGTGAAGCTAGACGAAGTGAACTTTAATATTGTAAAAGACTTAGCAACATCAATTAATCTATATGATACAAAAGCAATAGATCGTGTTATTTTGAGATCTGAGTTTGTTGATAAATATAAAGGAGACCCAGATTTCAAAACGGCAAATGAAGCTTCCGTATTCTTCCTTCGTTTCAATCAGAAAAATGAAGCTTTAGCAAATAAAAATATTCGAAAAGCAATTTCACTTGCCTTTGAACGTAAACCGTTTGTTGATACAATTTTAAACAATGGTTCTACTGAGGTGACAGGATTGATTCCAAATAAATTTGTTACAGGGCCAAACAAAGAAGACTTCCGAGCTGAAAATGGAGATTTAGTAAAAGCAAATGTGAAAGAAGCGAAGAAATATTGGGAAGCTGGTAAAAAAGAATTAGGAAAAGATAAGATTGAGATTGAGCTATTAAATGAAGATGTAGATTTATCTAAGAGAACAGGAGAGTACTTAAAAGGAGAGTTAGAAAAGAACTTACCTGGTTTTACATTAAAAATTAAGCAGCAGCCATTTGCACAAAAGCTTAAACTTGAAGAAAGTGGAGACTATGATATGACATTCGCTGGATGGAGCCCGGATTTCCCAGATCCAGTAACGTACCTTGATATGTTTGTAACAGATGGTGCGCAGAATAGAATGAAATATTCTAATCCGAAATATGATGAAATTATTATGAAAGCGAAGACTGACGGTAGTGATGTACAAGCACGCTGGAATAGTTTACTTGAAGCTGAAAAAATATTGCTGGATGATGCAGCAATTGCTCCTGTATATCAACGTAGTGCAGCTTACTTACAACGAGGAACAGTTAAAGATATTTATAAACATAATTACGGCGGAGATTTAAGCTTCAAATGGGCATCAGTAGGAAAATAA
- a CDS encoding peptide ABC transporter substrate-binding protein, whose amino-acid sequence MKKKIPLILASTLTVSMLGACSYQQEDTKASAKGSSSSGKQVLNLPETAEIPTMDTTLSTDAASSNIMNNTMEGLYRLGKDDKLVPGVAKSYEKTEDGKKYVFKLRDDAKWSNGEPVTAKDFVYSWRRAVDSNTGAKFAYILFDVKNAEKINKKELPVEELGVKAIDDHTLEVELDNPVPYFVSLTVYPTFYPLNEKFVKEQGDKFGLESNTTLYNGPFVLNEWKHERSFQLKKNETYWDNKVVKLEEVNFNIVKDRSTAINLYETNAIDRVVLTSEFVDKYKKDSDFKTIKKPSTQFIRLNEKNKFLANKNIRKAVSMAFERENIGKVILNDGSQGIYGFVPKGLAKGPSGKDFREENGNLIKEDIKEAQKYWEAGKKELGVDKVDLELLNFDTDDAKKIGEYLKGQFEKNLPGLTISMKMQPFAQKLKLEASGEYAMSYAGWGPDYMDPMAFLDMYTTGNPQNKVNYANPAYDELIKKAKVETDVQSRWDALLKAEKQLLDDAAIVPVYQPGKAYLQRSSITGLLEHKYGGEFSYKWVEVKK is encoded by the coding sequence ATGAAGAAAAAGATACCACTAATACTTGCATCGACATTGACGGTCAGTATGCTTGGCGCTTGTAGTTATCAGCAAGAAGATACGAAAGCGAGTGCAAAAGGATCAAGTAGCTCAGGCAAACAAGTACTAAATTTACCTGAGACTGCTGAAATTCCGACAATGGATACAACATTATCAACAGATGCGGCATCTTCTAACATAATGAATAACACAATGGAAGGATTATATCGCCTTGGAAAAGACGATAAACTCGTTCCAGGTGTGGCAAAGTCTTACGAGAAAACGGAAGATGGTAAGAAGTACGTATTTAAATTACGTGATGATGCGAAGTGGTCTAATGGGGAACCTGTAACAGCTAAAGACTTTGTATATTCTTGGAGACGAGCTGTTGATTCAAATACAGGTGCAAAATTTGCTTACATATTATTCGATGTAAAGAATGCAGAAAAAATTAATAAAAAAGAGTTGCCAGTTGAAGAACTTGGCGTAAAAGCAATTGATGATCACACACTAGAAGTGGAATTAGATAACCCTGTTCCTTACTTTGTTAGCTTAACGGTATATCCAACATTCTATCCATTAAATGAAAAGTTCGTAAAAGAACAAGGGGATAAATTTGGATTAGAATCTAATACGACGCTCTATAACGGTCCGTTCGTCTTAAATGAGTGGAAACATGAACGAAGTTTCCAGCTTAAGAAAAATGAGACGTACTGGGACAATAAAGTAGTGAAGCTGGAAGAAGTAAACTTCAATATTGTAAAGGATCGATCAACTGCAATAAATTTATATGAAACAAATGCAATTGATCGTGTCGTATTGACATCAGAATTTGTAGATAAATACAAAAAAGATTCTGATTTTAAGACAATTAAGAAACCCTCTACACAGTTTATTCGTCTAAACGAAAAGAACAAGTTCTTAGCAAATAAGAATATCCGTAAAGCAGTATCAATGGCCTTTGAACGTGAAAATATCGGAAAAGTTATTTTAAACGATGGTTCACAGGGGATATACGGTTTTGTTCCGAAAGGTTTAGCGAAAGGACCAAGTGGAAAAGACTTCCGTGAAGAAAATGGAAATCTGATCAAAGAAGATATAAAAGAGGCTCAAAAATATTGGGAAGCTGGTAAAAAAGAACTTGGTGTTGATAAAGTAGATTTAGAGTTGCTGAACTTTGATACAGATGATGCTAAGAAAATTGGCGAGTATTTAAAAGGGCAATTCGAAAAGAATTTACCAGGCTTAACAATTTCAATGAAAATGCAGCCATTTGCACAAAAATTAAAACTTGAAGCAAGTGGAGAGTATGCAATGTCGTATGCAGGATGGGGACCAGATTATATGGACCCAATGGCATTCCTAGATATGTATACAACAGGAAATCCGCAAAACAAAGTCAACTATGCAAATCCAGCGTATGACGAATTAATTAAGAAGGCAAAAGTAGAGACAGATGTACAATCTCGTTGGGATGCACTGTTGAAAGCTGAAAAACAATTGTTGGATGATGCAGCAATTGTTCCAGTATATCAACCAGGAAAAGCATATTTACAACGCAGCTCTATTACAGGGTTGTTAGAACATAAATATGGTGGCGAATTTAGCTACAAATGGGTTGAAGTCAAAAAATAA
- the opp3C gene encoding oligopeptide ABC transporter permease gives MMKDLQKLSPDLFQPANQSNVDNEVIARPSLTFWQDVRRRLFQHKGAMFGLVLLVLITLLAIFGPMVSKYSYKDQDLGRAKMPPKIPVLENIHWLPFDGTDQYGVDQYEKRDIKEYFWFGTDDLGRDLWTRTWEGTRVSLYIALLAAAIDLVIGVAYGGISAFYGGRVDNIMQRIMEIINGIPYLIIVILMVIIMGSGIWSITLAMAITGWIGMSRIVRGQVLKLKNQEYVLASRTLGATNTQLIVKHLIPNVMGPIIVMTMFTIPSAVFGEAFLSFIGLGIQPPLASLGSLVNDGYKSIQTYPHMMFIPAVVISMLILAFNLMADGLRDALDPKMRK, from the coding sequence ATGATGAAAGATTTACAAAAATTATCTCCAGATTTATTTCAACCAGCCAACCAAAGCAATGTTGATAATGAAGTCATTGCCCGTCCAAGCTTAACGTTTTGGCAAGATGTAAGAAGACGATTGTTTCAACATAAAGGAGCAATGTTTGGTCTTGTGTTACTAGTTCTTATCACGCTTTTAGCAATTTTTGGACCGATGGTAAGTAAATATTCCTATAAAGATCAAGATTTAGGTCGCGCAAAAATGCCACCTAAAATTCCAGTATTAGAAAACATTCATTGGCTACCATTTGATGGTACAGACCAATATGGCGTTGATCAGTATGAAAAACGTGACATTAAAGAGTATTTCTGGTTTGGTACAGATGATCTTGGACGTGACCTTTGGACAAGAACATGGGAAGGAACACGCGTATCATTATATATCGCTCTTTTAGCAGCGGCAATTGACCTAGTAATTGGGGTTGCATACGGGGGTATTTCAGCGTTCTATGGCGGACGAGTGGATAATATCATGCAGCGTATTATGGAAATTATTAACGGTATTCCGTATTTAATTATCGTTATTTTGATGGTAATTATTATGGGTTCAGGTATTTGGTCAATTACACTTGCGATGGCAATTACAGGTTGGATTGGAATGTCGCGGATTGTACGTGGACAAGTATTGAAATTAAAAAACCAAGAATATGTATTAGCATCTCGTACGTTAGGTGCAACGAACACACAATTAATTGTGAAGCATTTAATTCCGAACGTAATGGGACCAATTATCGTTATGACAATGTTCACAATTCCTTCAGCGGTGTTTGGTGAAGCATTCTTAAGCTTTATCGGGCTTGGTATTCAGCCGCCTTTAGCATCACTTGGTTCTCTTGTAAATGATGGATATAAGTCAATTCAAACGTATCCACATATGATGTTCATCCCTGCGGTTGTTATCAGTATGTTAATTTTAGCATTTAACTTAATGGCAGATGGATTACGCGATGCGTTAGATCCAAAAATGCGTAAGTAA
- a CDS encoding ABC transporter ATP-binding protein, protein MTKQREKLIEVKNVKQHFNVSGGVVKAVNDISFDIYRGETFGLVGESGCGKSTTGRTIIRLYDATAGEVLFDGENVHGKKSRAELKKFNRKMQMIFQDPYASLNPRMTVGDIIAEGIDIHGLAKSKKDRMDRVHELLNTVGLNKEHANRFPHEFSGGQRQRIGIARALAVEPEFIIADEPISALDVSIQAQVVNLLKQLQREKGLTYLFIAHDLSMVKYISDRIGVMYRGQIVELTSSDELYENPIHPYTKSLLSAIPLPDPDYERNRKRIVYDPSQHQYGNEEPKMREIRPGHFVLCSEAEYKKYKEIYQ, encoded by the coding sequence ATGACTAAGCAACGTGAGAAATTAATTGAAGTGAAAAATGTGAAGCAGCACTTTAACGTGAGTGGTGGTGTTGTGAAAGCGGTTAACGATATTTCATTTGATATTTACCGCGGTGAAACATTTGGACTTGTAGGAGAATCTGGTTGCGGAAAATCAACAACTGGAAGAACGATTATCAGGTTATATGATGCAACTGCTGGTGAAGTGTTGTTCGATGGTGAAAACGTACATGGTAAAAAATCACGTGCAGAACTAAAGAAATTTAATCGTAAAATGCAAATGATTTTCCAAGATCCATATGCGTCATTAAACCCTCGTATGACAGTTGGAGATATTATTGCAGAAGGTATTGATATTCACGGTTTAGCAAAAAGCAAAAAAGACCGTATGGATCGTGTGCATGAATTATTAAACACAGTTGGTTTAAATAAAGAGCATGCCAATCGTTTCCCGCATGAGTTCTCTGGTGGACAACGTCAACGTATTGGAATTGCTCGTGCACTTGCGGTAGAACCAGAATTTATTATTGCGGATGAACCGATTTCAGCACTTGACGTATCGATTCAAGCCCAAGTTGTAAACTTATTGAAACAACTGCAAAGAGAAAAAGGTTTAACATATTTATTCATTGCCCATGACTTATCCATGGTAAAATACATCAGTGATCGCATTGGTGTTATGTACCGTGGTCAAATTGTTGAATTAACAAGTAGTGATGAGTTATACGAGAATCCAATTCATCCGTATACAAAATCACTATTATCAGCAATTCCGCTTCCAGATCCAGATTACGAGCGCAATCGTAAGCGTATCGTATACGATCCATCTCAGCATCAATATGGAAATGAAGAGCCAAAGATGCGAGAAATTCGTCCAGGACATTTTGTTCTTTGTTCCGAAGCAGAATACAAGAAATATAAAGAAATCTATCAATAA
- the opp3b gene encoding oligopeptide ABC transporter permease, with amino-acid sequence MGRYALKRFVYMALTLFLITTLTFFLMKLLPGSPLKNQEKLSPAQKEIILEKYGLNDPVPVQYARYLGNLAKGDLGVSFQYDNRPVSDMIIDRIGPSAQLGLQAIILGTFIGLILGIVAALRNNTWVDYGATVISVLGMSVPSFVFAALLQYFVGVKLGWFPVAFWKGPEFTVMPTVALSMAVIATIARFARAELIEVMQADYILTAKAKGISQGVIIVKHALRNALIPVVTILGPMVAALITGTLVIEQIYAVPGLGEQFVKSIQLNDYTVIMGTTIFYSAIFILVIFIVDILYGIIDPRIRLAGGKK; translated from the coding sequence ATGGGACGTTATGCATTAAAACGTTTCGTGTATATGGCTTTGACATTATTTTTAATTACGACGCTAACATTCTTTCTAATGAAATTACTGCCGGGTTCACCACTTAAGAACCAAGAGAAATTATCACCCGCGCAAAAAGAGATTATCTTAGAAAAATACGGTTTAAATGATCCAGTACCTGTGCAATATGCGCGCTACTTAGGAAATTTAGCAAAAGGTGATTTAGGAGTATCATTCCAGTATGATAATCGTCCAGTATCAGACATGATTATCGATCGTATTGGACCATCAGCACAGCTTGGTTTACAGGCAATCATATTAGGAACATTTATCGGTTTAATCTTAGGGATTGTCGCAGCGCTTCGCAATAATACATGGGTCGATTACGGAGCAACTGTAATTTCTGTACTCGGGATGTCGGTACCATCATTCGTATTCGCAGCATTATTACAATACTTTGTAGGTGTAAAACTTGGCTGGTTCCCAGTAGCATTCTGGAAAGGGCCTGAATTTACAGTCATGCCTACCGTTGCTTTATCGATGGCAGTTATCGCAACAATCGCACGTTTTGCTCGTGCAGAATTAATTGAAGTTATGCAAGCTGATTACATTTTAACAGCAAAAGCAAAAGGAATTAGTCAAGGTGTCATTATTGTAAAACACGCACTTCGTAACGCATTGATTCCAGTTGTTACAATTCTAGGACCAATGGTTGCAGCTTTAATTACAGGAACACTTGTTATTGAGCAAATTTATGCTGTACCTGGACTTGGGGAGCAATTCGTTAAATCAATCCAATTGAATGACTATACGGTTATTATGGGAACAACAATTTTCTATAGTGCCATCTTTATCTTAGTTATTTTTATCGTCGATATTTTATATGGAATTATTGATCCTCGTATTCGTTTAGCGGGAGGGAAAAAATGA
- a CDS encoding MATE family efflux transporter, with amino-acid sequence MTGITSEKGQEEKLNLFFLTWPIFLEVFLFMLMGIADTFMLSALSDDAVSGVGAANQYLHIAILVLEVIGNGAAIVVSQYLGSKRYIEASKISALAVTLNLGVGLIISAVFLLFSKNMMTAMNLQGDVLTYAQNYLSIVGGAIFLQAIINSLAAIIRVHGFTKQAMFISLGMNILHIAGNYVLIFGKFGMPELGVEGAAISSAFSRLIALVVFFWLLYRVMEYRVKLNYYITLSKEYISKILKIGIPSAFEQVMYQACQIVFLYYATYLGAESLAARQYATNISMFTYLFAIAIGMGTAIIVGRLVGGNEKDEAYVRVWKSVKWAIGVTLCMVILVIAFRTQLMGLFTDNPHVIALGATVLLLSILLETGRTMNIVIINSLRAAGDAKYPVLIGAFSMVLMSLPLGYFFVFHLDMGLTGIWLAIAIDEWTRAIIMFFRWKSRAWENYALVKPETPEESAPVQA; translated from the coding sequence ATGACAGGGATTACATCCGAAAAAGGGCAAGAAGAAAAGTTAAATTTATTCTTCTTAACATGGCCCATTTTTTTAGAAGTTTTTCTTTTTATGTTAATGGGGATCGCTGATACTTTTATGCTAAGTGCATTATCAGATGACGCAGTATCAGGTGTTGGGGCTGCAAATCAATACCTTCATATTGCAATATTAGTACTAGAAGTAATCGGAAACGGTGCCGCGATTGTTGTTTCTCAATATCTTGGTTCCAAACGATATATAGAAGCTTCAAAAATATCGGCACTCGCAGTAACCTTAAATTTAGGAGTCGGGCTCATCATAAGCGCCGTTTTTCTGTTATTCTCAAAAAATATGATGACGGCGATGAATTTACAAGGTGATGTATTAACTTACGCACAAAATTATTTATCAATTGTCGGGGGCGCAATTTTTCTTCAAGCTATTATCAATTCACTAGCTGCTATTATTCGCGTTCACGGATTTACAAAGCAAGCTATGTTTATTTCACTTGGAATGAATATTCTTCATATCGCTGGTAACTATGTTCTTATTTTCGGCAAGTTCGGCATGCCTGAATTAGGTGTTGAAGGAGCAGCAATTTCCTCTGCTTTCAGTCGACTTATCGCACTAGTTGTCTTCTTCTGGCTACTATACCGCGTCATGGAATACCGTGTTAAATTGAACTACTATATTACATTATCAAAAGAATATATTAGCAAAATCCTAAAAATTGGTATCCCATCAGCTTTTGAGCAAGTTATGTACCAAGCATGCCAAATTGTCTTTTTATACTACGCAACATACTTAGGAGCAGAATCATTAGCTGCAAGACAATATGCAACAAACATTTCCATGTTTACTTACCTATTTGCTATCGCCATTGGAATGGGAACAGCAATCATTGTCGGGCGTTTAGTCGGCGGAAATGAGAAAGACGAAGCATATGTACGCGTGTGGAAAAGTGTGAAGTGGGCCATCGGTGTTACATTATGTATGGTCATTCTCGTCATAGCGTTCCGTACACAGTTAATGGGATTATTTACAGATAATCCTCATGTTATCGCTTTAGGAGCAACTGTTCTTTTATTAAGCATTTTGTTAGAGACTGGTCGGACGATGAATATTGTCATCATTAATTCACTACGTGCAGCAGGTGATGCAAAATACCCTGTTTTAATCGGGGCATTTTCCATGGTCTTAATGAGTTTACCACTCGGTTATTTTTTTGTTTTTCATTTAGACATGGGACTTACAGGTATATGGTTAGCGATTGCCATCGATGAATGGACACGTGCCATCATCATGTTCTTCCGCTGGAAAAGCAGAGCTTGGGAGAATTATGCACTTGTTAAACCGGAGACTCCTGAAGAGTCAGCACCTGTTCAAGCTTAG